The genomic segment GCCCGATCCCGCGGATCCTGACATCGCTTATGGCGGCGACACCTATGGCCAATTGTTCCGCTTCGACAAACGCACCGGACAGTCGCAGGACATCTCCCCGGTGGTGGGCAACACCTTCGAGCTGACCATGCCGGAAAAGAAGCTGCGGTTCTCGTGGACGTCGCCGCTGATATTTTCTCCGCAGAATCCGCATGTGCTCTACTTCGGCGCACAGTATGTGTTGAAAACCAGCAACAGCGGCCAGAGTTGGCAGCGCATCAGTCCAGACCTGACGGGCAGAGCGCAAGAGCCGCCGCCGTCCACGCCGCCGACCGTAGCGAACGCGAAACGCCAGGGCTATGGTGTGGTTTACTCGATCGCGGCGTCAGCGATTCAGCCGGGACTGATTTGGGTTGGAACCGATAGCGGCCTTGTCCAACTTACGCGCGATGAAGGCAAGACTTGGCGCGACGTCACGCCCCCTGGCCTGGGAGACTGGAGCCGCATCAGCGTGATCGATCTTTCTCGCGTTGATGCGGGCACGGCATACGTCGCGGTTGACCGCCATCGTCTCGACGACTACCGGCCTTACATCTATCGGACGCGCGATTTTGGACAGACCTGGCAGAAGGTGAGCGACGGAATCGAAGCGCCTGCATACGTTCATGCAGTGCGGGAGGATTCCGCGCGCCAAGGTCTGCTATACGCGGGGACGGAGCTTGGTGTCTATGTTTCGTTTGACGATGGCGATCACTGGCAGCCGCTGCAGTTGAACCTGCCGGTCACGCCGGTGCACGACCTGGTAGTCAAGGGCGACGACCTGGTGATCGCCACGCACGGTCGGTCTTTCTGGATACTGGATAATCTCACGCCGCTGAGGCAGGTGCGTCCCGAACTCTCTACGACCGACACCTTCCTCTTCCAGCCACAAAACGCCATCCGGATGCGGCACAACGTAAATCGCGACACGCCCCTGCCGAAAGAGGAGCCGGCGGGTGAGAATCCGCCCCCGGGCGCTTTGATCGACTATTACCTCGGCGCTTCCACCCAGGTTCAGGGAGAGGTTGTGCTTTCCATCCTGGACAGCTCCGGCAATCTCGTCCGCCGCTTTTCCAGCAGCGATGCTGTCGAAGTCCCCGACCTGCCCCCGCCCTTTACCCAGGATTGGCTGCGTCCGCGGCCTCCGCTGGCGAAGACCTCGGGAATGCACCGCCTAGTCTGGGATCTGCGATATCCCAGTCCTCCCGCTGTGTATCACGAGTACTCCGGTGCGGTTGCTTATGGCCAGGACACGCCCGCGCTCCCCTTGGGACCTTTGGTGCTGCCTGGAGAATACGAGCTGAGATTCGAGACCGGCGGCCGGCCTTACAGTCAGCGCTTGCGGATTGACATGGATCCGCGCGTGCAGGTTTCCGCCGCGGAATTGAAACAGCAATTCGATCTGGAAATGCAGATTTCGCAAGCCATGAGCCGGGATTACGAGGCGGTGCTTGAGGGACAAAGACTGAGATCGCAGATTAAGCAGATCAGCAGCGCTGATCAACTACGTGAACAGGCGAATTCGCTGGATCACAAGATCGCCGATCTGCTCGGCGTAGAGGATCCCCCCAGGCCGGTGGGGAAGAGTCTGCGCTCGCTGAACCGCATCCTCGGCGATCAACTGGCGATAGTGGATTCGGCAGATGCTTCGCCGACCGAACAGGCGCAGCAGGTTTTTGCCGAGACCTTGGCTGTCCTCAACTCGCAGTTACAGGCATGGGCGGAACTCAAAGCTCAGGAGGTAGCTGCGTTCAATGCACTGGCGGAAAAAACCGGAGCCCGCCCTTTGTCGGTGGCTGAGTCAGCCAAGTAAGACAGTCTGCCGCGCTCCTGATACCGATCCTGCGCTGGGAACAGAGTGGTCCGTCACGCGATTCGGAGCCTCCCTGGCTTGAATTGCTTTTTCGTCGGAGTAGTTTTCCTGCACCCGGCGGCGCCGCCGGCGGTGTGGTAACCCAGGTACATGAAAAAAACGCGGAACATAGTAACGCTTGTTGCAGTAGTGGCAGCGGACAGCACGCAGGAAGGTACACAAAAGAAATAACCACTCAAAAAAGCTCTTGCGGCGAGAGCGATACATTTTTTCGCCGGTGCGGCACTGCGGGCATTGAGTCGAGAACCTGAGCATTCCTTTTATGCCTGAACTCCTGTTAATTGCTTGGTTGTTTTCTTCTCAATTGTTAACGGATTTCGGAATGATTGGAATCAGGAATTCGGGGTAGGAACCGGCGGCTTGGCCTGTAGTACAGGTGCTGCTATGGGGTTACGCCGTCATACACGGCGAGAATTTTCGGCGACACAACGCCGGGCGGTGGTGAAAAGCCGCCCGCGCGGCGGGCGATTTTGAATTCAGCCACAGCACTATCCAGCAGCGATTTCTGATCCGGAGTTGCCCCCGCAAGGTAATAGCGGGTGACCTTCGAGGCTCCAGCATAAAAGTGAGCCAGCGCCACTCTCAACTCCGAAGGGCTGGAGTAATTCGACAGCTTGGCTTCGGCGGTGTCGTAAGAACCCTTATAAAAATCCTGGATGCCTGCAACCAGAGCCCCTTCATCCACAGGGGCAGTGGGGGGTGTTGGAGTCTCAGGCGGGGTTGGGCTGTTGCTTTTGGCGATGATCCCCTGGACCCGCGCGATCCGCTGGCCTACGTTGTCGGGTCCGTTCCGCTTGATGGATTCGGCCTTGCGATAGCTGGCGAGGGCTTGCTTGTAGTTTCCATCTCTCTCGTATTTCCAGCCCTCAGCAAAGGCTTTCAGGTAAGCATCAATCTTGGTGATGTAGGTTTGTGCTTCTCCCTTGTGAGACCCATTCACCATGACCAGCAGGCTTCTCGACTCTACGAAGTTGTTCTTGTCATAAGCGTCGATACCCTGGCGAAGGAAGTTGGCCTCTTTTTCTTCCTGTTGCGCAGCCTGCTTCGACTGCTCTTCCTGTTTAGAGCGTTTCTGTTTGTCTGCTTCTTCCTTCTCCCGAGCATGCTGGCGGAGGGCCGCTATTTTATCCATCCACTCCTTCTTGGCGGATTGATACTTGGAAGTTTTGATTTTGTTGAACTGCTCTGCTGCGGCTTCGTAGCTGCCTTGCTGGAAAAGCGCCTGACCCTGCTTCAGGAACGCGGCATCAGCCGCGCGGGCCTGGTCGTTCTTCTGGCGCAGTTCCTCGCACTTGCTCACGGCTTTCTTATTCTTGGGATCTTCCTGCGCGGCCTGGCAGAAGTAGTCTTCAGCAAGTTCGGCGTTGCCGGACTCCAGCGCCGACTGGCCGTCCTTCATCAGGTCTTTCGATTTGCTCTTGGCTGCCGCAGGCAGGCTGATGGCGAGGCAAGCCAAAGCGACCAGAATTGCGCGCTTAGTAGGCATTGAGAATTCTATAAACATCCACTGCGGAAAACTCATGTGAGTACACCGCAGGCCGATCTTGCTCGATGTGAATCGTGCCCGAGTATTCGTCCCCGTTGGGCCCGGTCATGCGAATTTGATAATCGCCCGGCGGCAAGGACAAGCGGACTGGCGTTGCTTCATTGAGCTGGATCGTTTTTCCCGAAGACGGCTTCACTTCCATCACCCTGGCCCAGGGCACGGCATTGATTTCCAGTGATGAAAGAGTCGGCTTGGCGGGACCGCGGCGCGCAACCAGAGCGACCACCAACACCAACAATGCAGCCGCGGCACCGATCACAAGCATACGGCTCTTGCCGGGCACACCAATTGCAGTGGCAACCGGCTTCGGTGCGGCAGATGTCATCTGCCCTGCCGGGGCCGCTACCTGTAGTCGGGGAGAAGACCCGGCGGATGCCGTCATGGGAACAGAAGAGGGCGCAGCAATCGCTGGCTCTGAAGCGTGCCTTGATGTGGGCGCCGGTGTCGGCTGAATCGCAGGTGTCACCGGTACAGAAACTGGTGGCGGCGCACTGATTAACGGTTCCGCTGGTGCGTTTCCTATGGCTACGCTGCTCGCGCTGCGAACTGGGGCAGGCTCCGGTGGCTTTGGCGCAATGGGGGTGTGCTCCCCGGTATCCAGATCCTCAGGGCGAATCGGAGCTTTCTGCGGCACAGGAGTACGGACACTCAGCACGCTCACCGCGGTCGCGTCGGAATCACCGCGCGCGCGGTCTGGCGTCGAGACCTGAGCTGGGGGAGCGGAACTCGCATTTACTTGCGCGACCAAAACCTGAATGCGCGGGTCTGTCGGGTATTTGCGATACGCGCTGGAGACGACGTCCAGCGCCTTGGCGGATTTTCCCTCCTCCAGGAGACGCCGGGCCTCCCTTGCCCAGAGTTCGATCTGGCGATCCCGTTCCGCCATTTCGCGGCGGCTCTCGGCAGTGGCGCTGAGGCGCACCAGCACAGGCTCAGCGGGAAATTCTTGCAGGGCTTGCTTAGCCTCACGACAAGCTGAATCAAACTCGGAGGTATCCAGGGCGCGCTGAATCATCTCTGCCCGGTGCTCGATCTCCTGCTGCCGAGCCTCCTGCGCCCTGCCGGTTTCCACCAGCTCTTTCACCGCCACTACTTCCGGATTGGAAGGATCGAGCAATTCCGCCTGCTGAATCAGTTCCTGGGCTGCGGTGAAATTGCGCGAGCTGATCTTCAGGCGCGCGCTTCCCAGCAGTTGCCGAACCTGCTGCTGGCGGGTCTGCTGTCCTAGCTCGGTAAGAATTCTGGCATGCAGGATTTTCGCCTTGGTGTCCTGCGGCTCGGTATGAAGCGCTTCCTCGATGGCCTTGCGGGCCATGTCCAGTTCCCCGGCTTCGCGTGCGATGTCGGCTGCCTGCACCAGCTTGGCGGCCTGCGATTTGCGCAACATCGCCTGCTGTACGGTCTCGCGGAAGCTCAGCAAATCCGGGTCGGTCTTGCTGAGGCGGATAGCCTCATTAATGCGTTCCAGCGCGACATCCAGGTGCTTCTCAGAGAGAGCCTGCTCGGCTTCCGTTCGCAACTCATGCACGCGCTCGCGGCACTGCTGCTGCTCGATCAATTGCTGCACATCACGCAGCATCTGCTTGGCCGCGGGATGCTGAGTATCGACCTTGACTATGCCGGCCAGCAGATCTTTGGCCCTGGCGAGATCAGACGAAACAATGGCCTCCCGCGCCAGCTCCAGGGAATGATCGATGGTCTCGCGCTCCAGGGTCGCCTTCACCCGCGACAGGTCGAGCGCGAAGTCTTGTGCCGATTGATAACGCTGGGCGTAATCCTTGGCTAATGCCTTATCGAGGATTTCGTCCATTTCCGGCAGGTAATCGGCCAGACGAGTCCGCAATGATGGCGCGGGCTCGCGCAGAATCTTATTGATGATGGTGACGGTTTCGGGAGCGTCGAAAGGCAGCTCGTAGGTGAGCAGCTGATAGAGAACGATGCCGGTGGCAAAAATATCGGCGCGGCCGTCGACCGGACTTCCATTGAGTTGCTCGGGGGATACGTAGTTGAGAGTGCCAATGATCTGGCCGGTCTGGGTGAGCGCTTTGTCAAGGGTATGCGCGATGCCGAAATCCAGCAGCTTCACCTTGCCGTTGGGCTGCAGGATTATGTTGCCGGGCTTGATGTCGCGATGAACGATGCCGTGCTGGTGGGCGTAGTGCAGCGCATCGCAGACCTGGATGATGATGTCCAGCTTCTGGGCCGTGGAGAGCGGTTTTCGCCGGTTTATCATCTTCTCCAGCGATTCCCCATCCACGTACTCCATAACGATGTATGGATTTTCCCCGTCCTCGCCAAGGTCATAGATGACGATGATGTTGGAATGCTGCAGGGTTCCGGCGGCGCGGGCTTCACGCTGAAATCTCTGCTGCAGTTGAGGATCGTTGGAGAAGCGGACCATCATCCGCTTGATGGCCACCAGACGTCCGATCTGGGGATCGATGGCCTTATAGACCACACCCATCCCACCTTCCCCAATGACGTCGAGCACCTCGTACTTGCCAATTCGTGCAGCCGAAGGAGACGCAGCCATACCCATCCAATCCATGCAGCCGCACTGCTCACCCGGAGGAAAAGATGTTCAGAGCCAGCCGGTAGTACCTAGAAATCTATAGGGAGGGAGCGCAGCGGACAATGCCCTGCACAGCGCCGTTCCCATTAAATCTAGCATGGAAGGCTAAGGAAAGAAAGGCGGGGGCGAGGAAGGGTGGCTCTCGATTCGTTAAACCTACCGCTCCAGATTATCCGTAATCACCACCTTCGAGCCCGCTTCCACCGATACCATCTTCTCCAGGGGTTTATAGCCGGTCATGAACACCGTGACTTGATAGTTGCCGGGAGTGACGAAGAACTCCGCCGGCGAGGGCTTGTCGAGCATGCGGTGATTCACTTCGATGCGCGCCCCACGCGGCATCGTCTTCACCTCGATCGACGCCATTCCCTCAGGCACCCCGCCACCAAAGACCTTCTTGAATTTGCCGGTCACTTTGATGCTCTCTGTGTCGCCCATGGCCTGCAGCGTGGGCGAGACATGGAAATTCTGACCGGCGGCGAGATCGGCGGTGGAGGCGGCATCGAAATAACCGGCCTTGCTGAACGTCAGGGTGTGATGTCCCTTCTCGACATTGATCTGCGCCGGCGTGGTCTTACCCGTGGGCTTGCCGTCGATGGCGATGCTGGCCCCGGCAGGCTCGCTGGCGAATGAGATGGTGGCGAACAGCTCAGCTAATTTCAGGGACAGCGAGGAACTGCCGCCAGCAACCACCTGGACGACCTGCGATTGCGCTGCGTAGCCGCTCTTGGAGAGTGTCACGGTGTGCGAACCGCCGTTGAGCCCGGCGGCCGTGTAAGGCGTCACCCAGCTGGGATCCGTACGGCCATCAATCTGAATCTGAGCGCCAGCAGGGTTGGAGCTGATCGACACTTCTCCGGTCGTGACCACCGGCGCGGGGGTGGCCACTGCTACCACCTTTGCGCGCTTGTTGTTCTTCTTGGGGTTGGGATCTTTGCTGCGGACCACCTCGGGCGTCTGCGCTTCCTGCTCTACCGCGGTTGTATCCACCTGAGGCGGCGTGACCGGGGTCACGCTGACCAATTCCGGAGCGGGAGATGCTGCCGGCTTCTTCGAGCCGTGGAATCCCAGCACGGCAACGCTGGTGATCACCAGAAACAGCAGCACCGCGCCACCGCCATACATCAAAAACTGCTTCTGCTGGGGCGGCAGCGGCGGCAGCGTGGGCAACATGGGCCGTAACGTTGGCCTGGGGAAAGGCGGCGAAGCGGCGCGCTCGGCCGTGCGGTCCTGTGCGGAGGGCTGCTCTGTCACCGCCGGAAACACCTGACCCTGGACGATCACTGGAGGCGCAGCCGGAGGAGCAGGCGCCTTGGGCGCTGGCGCTGCTGCTTCCGCCGGAACCGGATTCTTGAATTCCAGATTCTTGAATTCGAGCGCGGGCGCCTGCGTCCGCCCAGCCGCCGCTCCATTACCCGGGTCGGAGAATGTCTCGAGCGAGCTCTGAAGCAAATCCATGCCCGATTGTGTCCGCGCCGTTCCCGAACTTACCGGGACAGGGGCGATGCCGGCTTCTACATTCGGCTCGCTGACCGGAGCGGCCACTCGCGAAGCCATGGTCTCGGCTCGTCCGAAATTCTTGTGGTTCTCGATTTCGTGAACCAACTCGGCGCCCGTCTGATAGCGATCTGCCGGCGACTTTGCCAGAGCCTTCATGATCACGTGGCTGATTCCAGGACCCAGCATCGGCTTCAGGTCCCGCGGCGGTTCCGGCATGTACTCCAGAATTTTGCCGGTCACTTCCCCGGGCGTGCCGCCCGAAAACGGCTTAATGCCTGTGGCCAGCTCATAGAGGATGGCGGCCCAGCTGAACATCGCGGAGCGCACATCCACCGGCTCACCCTTAACCTGCTCTGGGGAGAGATAGTGATAGATGTCGGGCAGCGGAGTCGTCTCGGCCAGCTCGGCGGGAGCCGGCTTGGGGACGCCAAAATCCATGATTTTTACGCTGCCGTCCCACTCGATCATCACATTGGCCGGACGCAGGTTGGGATGAACCATGCGGTGCGATTGCGCGTGGTCGAAAGCCAGGCAGGCCTGACGAGTCATGTCCACCAGGTCGCCGGTGGAAACCTCGCTGCGCCCGAGCAGCATGGCTTGCAAAGTTAGGCCCTCGACATATTCCATGACTACGAAAAAGCAGCCTTGATCCTCGCCGCCACCATAGATGCTCACAATATTCGGACTGCTGAGGGCACTGGCCGTGCGCGCTTCGGCCTGGAAACGGCGAAGCTGCTGCTGGGCTTGGGGGGAGGGTACGTCCAGACGAAAAGTACGAAGGGCCACCGGGCGGTGGAACTTGGGATCGAAGCCCTTGTACACAGATCCGAAGGGATGCTGCGTGATTTCGGCTTCGACCTTAAAGCGGCCTATCATTTCTGGAACCATTGCTTCCTCGCAAAACCGCCAGATTTCGGCGACACCTCTCGCAGGTACCCGCAGGGGAGGGAAAATAGAACATAGTCCAGTCGGGCTATCGAAGGGAGATTACGCAAGTACCGTGACGCCCGGAGGGGTATTCAACTGGTGACGCACGGAAAAAACCGGCAAAGATGCCCCAAGATTACAGCCGGACTCGGGTAGTCCCCATGCATTCGCGGCTCCGCCAGGAAATAGTTCAGGTAAATCGCGGAGTTCTCCTTATTCAGGGCGACGAACAGCACGCACAATCGGTGGTGCTGATTCGGACGCCAACTGGGAATGTGACGTTCCGAAGAGGGAATGTTGCTGCCCAAAGGTGTGCAATAAAGTGCCGCTTTCGGGAGTGCCCGACTTTCAGGGCAGTCGTGGAAATCGATGTAGAGGCAAGAAATGATGGGGGTTAATCGTACTTTGCATCAGACGCGAGTGGGCTTTTACTTGCTGAATAGCAACCCAGCCAAAGTCACGAGAGGTGGAGTGTGAGGAGAATCGTCGTCTGTCTAACAGTTCTATTCTTGCTTGGAATTATTGCGGCCCCAGCGGCCCTTGCGGACCCGGTTGTTGATCCAGGCTTTAACCCCGGCGGCTCTCCTTGCCAGTTCCCTAGGGACACGATCCTTAACACCAACGTCTTTCCCCAACTGAACTTCAACTCCTCGGATCCGAGCAAGAATATATTCAACTTTTGCAACGAAACCGGGCACACACTGACTAACCTCGATTTTACGGTCAATACGGGCACGACCCACATCGATCACACTCAAGTTGATTGCACCACGGGAGATGTATTCAGCAAGTGCGTGGTTACGAATCTGTCCGGGAATCTTCTGGACGTTTTCATCTCCGGTCCTCCGGGAGTCCCGGATTTCCACCACTGCTCCGAGGAGGGGGATGACAATTCTCAGGGGGATGAGGATGATGACGAAGGCTGCGGGCACTTATTCATTAATATGAACTGCCCTGCGGGTGCGACGAGTTGTGGGCCGTGGCCGGACGGTACGACGGCCCAGGGCGTCGCCAACGTTCCCGAACCCATGAGTGCTTTTCTGCTGGGCTCAGGCGTGCTGGTAGTGATTCGCCGCCGCTACGGCAAGCGCAGCTAGTCTTCTGTAATCTAAGTCGGTTGATGAAACTGCCCTCTTCGGAGGGTAGTTTCATTTTGGTGCCTTGCCTAAGGGCTGTGGAGTTCTGTCTGGAAGCCAGGTGACCTGGCTACTTGCGAGCTTGTTGCGTGTACTGCTTTACGAGGCTCTGGTACTGCGGCTGGTTTGCCAGGGAAGTGAATTCTGGATCGTTGGTAATCATGCTGACCGGGAAGCCTTTTTCGCAAGCCGTCTTGAGAGCTTGAATCGCTTCCTGCGAGCGGTTGCCTAAGGTGTCCACCACGGCCTCTGTGTACAACAGGTCAACGTCGTTGGCGTCGACCGAGCGGGCACGCCGGAGAAAGTTTTGCGCCAGCGAATCGTCACCTTTCTTCGCGTAGTAAAGCGCCACGTGCCGGAGTGCGTCCGCCTGACGAGGATTAACCTGCAGTTCCTTTTGGGCGAGGGCAATGGCTTTATCGTAGGCAGCGTTCGCTTTTTCTTTCTGCCCTGACCAGCGATAAGCATCTGCCAAATTTCCCACCGCCTGTTCCTGGTTAGGGCTGAGCTCTACCGCCTTTTCAAACATCTTTACCGAGTCTTCATAGCGCTTCAGGTA from the Terriglobales bacterium genome contains:
- a CDS encoding PEP-CTERM sorting domain-containing protein (PEP-CTERM proteins occur, often in large numbers, in the proteomes of bacteria that also encode an exosortase, a predicted intramembrane cysteine proteinase. The presence of a PEP-CTERM domain at a protein's C-terminus predicts cleavage within the sorting domain, followed by covalent anchoring to some some component of the (usually Gram-negative) cell surface. Many PEP-CTERM proteins exhibit an unusual sequence composition that includes large numbers of potential glycosylation sites. Expression of one such protein has been shown restore the ability of a bacterium to form floc, a type of biofilm.), which encodes MNCPAGATSCGPWPDGTTAQGVANVPEPMSAFLLGSGVLVVIRRRYGKRS
- a CDS encoding tetratricopeptide repeat protein, yielding AEQAARLNDNLPEVHFALGSVYGATGKSTEAIAELQRALQLAPNSDEGYRRLADAYRAAGRKNEALDAYKKAISVNSYYWYNYLALGNAYLSFGDYDNALEGYKKVIELAPKNAVGYSDTGIVYFQKSQWNESIPWFQKALEVDPNYQIGYSNLGTAYFYLKRYEDSVKMFEKAVELSPNQEQAVGNLADAYRWSGQKEKANAAYDKAIALAQKELQVNPRQADALRHVALYYAKKGDDSLAQNFLRRARSVDANDVDLLYTEAVVDTLGNRSQEAIQALKTACEKGFPVSMITNDPEFTSLANQPQYQSLVKQYTQQARK
- a CDS encoding serine/threonine-protein kinase, whose product is MVPEMIGRFKVEAEITQHPFGSVYKGFDPKFHRPVALRTFRLDVPSPQAQQQLRRFQAEARTASALSSPNIVSIYGGGEDQGCFFVVMEYVEGLTLQAMLLGRSEVSTGDLVDMTRQACLAFDHAQSHRMVHPNLRPANVMIEWDGSVKIMDFGVPKPAPAELAETTPLPDIYHYLSPEQVKGEPVDVRSAMFSWAAILYELATGIKPFSGGTPGEVTGKILEYMPEPPRDLKPMLGPGISHVIMKALAKSPADRYQTGAELVHEIENHKNFGRAETMASRVAAPVSEPNVEAGIAPVPVSSGTARTQSGMDLLQSSLETFSDPGNGAAAGRTQAPALEFKNLEFKNPVPAEAAAPAPKAPAPPAAPPVIVQGQVFPAVTEQPSAQDRTAERAASPPFPRPTLRPMLPTLPPLPPQQKQFLMYGGGAVLLFLVITSVAVLGFHGSKKPAASPAPELVSVTPVTPPQVDTTAVEQEAQTPEVVRSKDPNPKKNNKRAKVVAVATPAPVVTTGEVSISSNPAGAQIQIDGRTDPSWVTPYTAAGLNGGSHTVTLSKSGYAAQSQVVQVVAGGSSSLSLKLAELFATISFASEPAGASIAIDGKPTGKTTPAQINVEKGHHTLTFSKAGYFDAASTADLAAGQNFHVSPTLQAMGDTESIKVTGKFKKVFGGGVPEGMASIEVKTMPRGARIEVNHRMLDKPSPAEFFVTPGNYQVTVFMTGYKPLEKMVSVEAGSKVVITDNLER
- a CDS encoding protein kinase, with protein sequence MAASPSAARIGKYEVLDVIGEGGMGVVYKAIDPQIGRLVAIKRMMVRFSNDPQLQQRFQREARAAGTLQHSNIIVIYDLGEDGENPYIVMEYVDGESLEKMINRRKPLSTAQKLDIIIQVCDALHYAHQHGIVHRDIKPGNIILQPNGKVKLLDFGIAHTLDKALTQTGQIIGTLNYVSPEQLNGSPVDGRADIFATGIVLYQLLTYELPFDAPETVTIINKILREPAPSLRTRLADYLPEMDEILDKALAKDYAQRYQSAQDFALDLSRVKATLERETIDHSLELAREAIVSSDLARAKDLLAGIVKVDTQHPAAKQMLRDVQQLIEQQQCRERVHELRTEAEQALSEKHLDVALERINEAIRLSKTDPDLLSFRETVQQAMLRKSQAAKLVQAADIAREAGELDMARKAIEEALHTEPQDTKAKILHARILTELGQQTRQQQVRQLLGSARLKISSRNFTAAQELIQQAELLDPSNPEVVAVKELVETGRAQEARQQEIEHRAEMIQRALDTSEFDSACREAKQALQEFPAEPVLVRLSATAESRREMAERDRQIELWAREARRLLEEGKSAKALDVVSSAYRKYPTDPRIQVLVAQVNASSAPPAQVSTPDRARGDSDATAVSVLSVRTPVPQKAPIRPEDLDTGEHTPIAPKPPEPAPVRSASSVAIGNAPAEPLISAPPPVSVPVTPAIQPTPAPTSRHASEPAIAAPSSVPMTASAGSSPRLQVAAPAGQMTSAAPKPVATAIGVPGKSRMLVIGAAAALLVLVVALVARRGPAKPTLSSLEINAVPWARVMEVKPSSGKTIQLNEATPVRLSLPPGDYQIRMTGPNGDEYSGTIHIEQDRPAVYSHEFSAVDVYRILNAY